In Lysinibacillus sp. FSL M8-0337, the following proteins share a genomic window:
- the ppaX gene encoding pyrophosphatase PpaX: MAVKALLFDFDGTLLNTNDLIIQSFMHVLEERFPGQYSPKDCLKFMGPSLKQTFSVLTPGEEDEMIAKYRAWNEPHHDELVTEFPDVVSTLEQLKSMGIKLAIVSTKRNAMIDRGLNILGASHLFEVIVGTDDVQHVKPDPEPVLLALTRLGVAKEDAIMIGDNSHDIEAAHNAGVRAAGVAWSIKGEQYLQQFKPEYLLHHMKDLLAIVKEG, translated from the coding sequence ATGGCTGTAAAAGCATTACTTTTTGATTTTGATGGTACATTGTTAAATACAAATGACTTAATCATTCAATCATTTATGCACGTGTTAGAAGAACGATTTCCCGGGCAATATTCGCCAAAAGATTGCTTGAAATTCATGGGTCCGTCATTAAAACAGACATTTAGTGTTTTAACGCCAGGAGAAGAAGATGAAATGATAGCAAAATACCGCGCTTGGAATGAACCGCATCATGATGAGCTTGTCACAGAGTTTCCTGATGTTGTGTCAACTTTAGAGCAATTAAAGTCAATGGGGATTAAATTAGCCATCGTCTCAACAAAGCGCAATGCGATGATTGATCGAGGGTTAAACATCCTAGGTGCTAGTCATCTATTTGAGGTGATAGTGGGAACCGATGATGTCCAACATGTGAAGCCTGATCCAGAGCCAGTTTTACTTGCTCTTACACGTCTTGGTGTCGCAAAGGAAGACGCCATTATGATTGGTGATAATTCGCATGATATTGAAGCTGCACACAATGCGGGTGTAAGAGCTGCGGGTGTCGCATGGTCCATTAAAGGGGAGCAATATTTACAGCAGTTTAAGCCAGAATATCTATTGCACCATATGAAGGATTTACTTGCTATTGTGAAAGAGGGGTAA
- the hprK gene encoding HPr(Ser) kinase/phosphatase — protein sequence MVVVLTRDVMEKFKLELLGGEEGIGRTITTSDISRPGLEMAGYFTHYPANRVQLLGKTELSFFEMLPANVKLERMRLLCSQDTPAIIISRDLEVPEELIQASNEKHVPVFKTHMTTTKFSSRLTNYLEGRLAPMTAAHGVLVDVYGIGVLIIGKSGVGKSETALELVKKGHRLVADDCVEIRQESENFLIGSPPPLLEHLLEIRGIGIIDIMTLFGASAVRPYKRITLIIELEIWDPDKVYDRLGLEEEKMKIIDTELTKLTIPVRPGRNVSVIIEVAAMNYRLKKMGVNAAEEFSRRLDEVIASSDELDD from the coding sequence TTGGTCGTAGTATTGACAAGGGATGTAATGGAAAAATTTAAGCTAGAGTTATTAGGCGGCGAGGAAGGTATAGGAAGAACAATTACCACAAGTGATATTTCTAGACCGGGGCTTGAAATGGCTGGGTATTTTACGCATTATCCTGCTAATCGAGTACAGCTACTAGGGAAAACAGAGCTTTCCTTTTTTGAAATGTTACCAGCGAATGTTAAACTTGAACGCATGCGTTTGCTATGTTCACAGGATACGCCTGCTATTATTATTTCGCGTGATTTAGAAGTACCGGAGGAGCTTATACAAGCATCAAACGAAAAGCATGTACCCGTATTTAAAACTCACATGACAACAACGAAATTTTCGAGTAGGTTAACCAATTATTTAGAGGGACGTTTAGCACCTATGACAGCGGCACACGGTGTGTTAGTCGATGTATATGGCATTGGTGTGCTCATTATCGGAAAAAGCGGGGTTGGGAAAAGTGAAACAGCTCTCGAACTTGTAAAAAAAGGGCATCGATTAGTTGCAGATGATTGTGTGGAGATCCGTCAAGAGTCGGAGAACTTTTTAATAGGGAGTCCGCCACCGCTATTAGAACATTTATTGGAAATACGAGGTATTGGTATTATCGATATCATGACACTTTTTGGGGCAAGTGCCGTACGACCATATAAACGTATTACCTTAATTATTGAGTTAGAAATATGGGATCCAGACAAGGTTTATGATCGTTTAGGTTTAGAAGAAGAAAAAATGAAAATCATTGATACGGAACTAACAAAACTCACAATCCCAGTACGACCTGGACGAAATGTATCCGTAATTATCGAAGTAGCGGCGATGAATTACCGTTTGAAGAAAATGGGTGTCAATGCAGCGGAAGAGTTTTCAAGACGCTTAGATGAAGTTATTGCTTCATCAGATGAGTTAGATGATTAA
- a CDS encoding YitT family protein: protein MNQTQDVRASIVEYVYVIVGAAVVAIGFNVFLLPNQVASGGVSGISTILHGLFGWNPGLVQYAFNIPLFLAGVIILGKKFGVKSFIGTITLPFIVLLTNHWEPWTDNPLLGALFGGIVVGLGIGLVFKGNASTGGTDLLAQIITKYTGLSLGTSVLLIDGIIAISAAIVFDLEKGLYALIGLYVTTKTIDIIQLGFSQSKMVYIITLKQDEVRDAIYAEIDRGVTKLPAIGGYTGEARPVLMVVVYQTEFTKLKQLIKNVDPSAFVIVSDAYEVLGEGFKRA, encoded by the coding sequence ATGAATCAAACACAAGATGTAAGGGCAAGTATTGTGGAATATGTTTATGTGATTGTTGGTGCCGCAGTTGTGGCGATAGGTTTTAATGTCTTTTTACTACCAAATCAAGTAGCGTCAGGTGGAGTTAGTGGCATAAGTACCATATTACATGGTTTATTTGGTTGGAATCCTGGCCTTGTACAATATGCATTTAATATCCCATTGTTTCTAGCAGGAGTAATAATACTGGGTAAAAAGTTTGGCGTAAAATCTTTTATTGGGACAATAACATTACCGTTTATTGTGTTATTGACAAATCACTGGGAGCCGTGGACAGATAATCCTTTACTTGGTGCGCTTTTTGGCGGAATTGTAGTTGGCTTAGGAATAGGACTTGTCTTTAAGGGGAATGCTTCTACTGGTGGCACTGATTTACTAGCCCAAATTATTACAAAGTATACCGGATTATCGCTTGGTACAAGTGTACTGTTAATTGATGGAATTATCGCAATTAGTGCGGCAATTGTTTTTGACTTAGAAAAAGGGCTCTATGCGTTAATCGGACTGTATGTCACAACGAAGACGATTGATATTATCCAGCTAGGTTTTAGTCAATCGAAAATGGTTTATATTATTACGTTAAAACAAGATGAAGTGCGTGATGCGATATATGCCGAAATTGATCGTGGTGTGACAAAGTTACCTGCAATTGGCGGTTATACAGGAGAAGCACGACCAGTTCTGATGGTCGTTGTCTATCAAACAGAGTTCACAAAGCTGAAACAACTCATTAAAAACGTTGATCCATCAGCGTTTGTCATTGTTTCTGATGCTTATGAGGTGTTAGGCGAAGGTTTCAAACGTGCATAA
- the cccB gene encoding cytochrome c551, with translation MKKAMLTLVFGSAIFLAACGGGGDKAATGNKDTAAEPDGKAIAMKSCVSCHGGELQGMGNTPALNNVGSRLSEQEILDVINNGRGAMPAGLIKGADAEAVAKWLATQK, from the coding sequence ATGAAAAAAGCAATGTTAACATTAGTGTTCGGTTCAGCGATTTTCTTAGCAGCATGTGGTGGTGGCGGAGATAAAGCAGCTACAGGTAACAAAGATACTGCTGCTGAACCAGACGGTAAAGCAATCGCAATGAAATCATGTGTTTCTTGTCACGGTGGCGAGCTACAAGGTATGGGTAATACACCTGCACTAAACAATGTAGGTTCTCGTTTATCTGAGCAAGAAATTTTAGACGTAATTAACAATGGCCGTGGGGCTATGCCAGCTGGACTTATTAAAGGTGCAGATGCTGAAGCCGTTGCAAAATGGTTAGCTACACAAAAATAA
- the lgt gene encoding prolipoprotein diacylglyceryl transferase, whose translation MDLLLLDINPIAFHLGPIPVRWYGLLIVSGIILAYFVGQREAVKRGLPEDFLADLLLWAVPISIVCARIYYVSMRWDYYSENPGNIIEIWNGGIAIHGALLGAFATAYIFTRIKGVSFLRVADIAAPSILIGQIIGRWGNFMNQEAFGGPVSRSFLENLMLPDWIINQMYIEELGTYVHPTFLYESVWNFIGLLILLVLRKVNLNRGEIFFSYLIWYSIGRFYIEGLRTDSLYLVGDLRSAQVVSIIGIVIGLGAIIYRRLKVKPAVKYLDNK comes from the coding sequence ATGGATTTATTACTATTAGATATTAACCCGATCGCCTTTCATTTAGGGCCAATTCCTGTGCGTTGGTACGGACTTTTAATTGTATCGGGGATAATATTAGCATATTTTGTTGGACAAAGAGAGGCGGTAAAACGCGGATTACCTGAGGATTTTCTAGCTGACTTATTATTATGGGCAGTACCAATTTCCATCGTCTGCGCGCGCATCTATTATGTTTCTATGCGTTGGGATTATTATAGTGAAAATCCAGGCAATATTATTGAAATTTGGAATGGCGGTATTGCGATTCATGGTGCGCTATTAGGTGCATTTGCGACGGCTTACATATTTACGCGGATAAAAGGGGTAAGCTTTTTACGAGTGGCTGATATTGCAGCACCGAGTATTTTGATTGGTCAAATTATTGGTCGTTGGGGCAACTTTATGAATCAAGAAGCATTTGGCGGACCTGTATCACGTTCATTTTTAGAAAACCTGATGCTACCTGATTGGATTATTAATCAAATGTACATTGAAGAACTAGGCACATATGTACATCCTACATTTTTATATGAATCTGTTTGGAATTTCATCGGTTTATTAATATTACTGGTATTACGAAAAGTGAATTTAAATCGTGGTGAAATTTTCTTTAGCTATTTAATATGGTATTCAATTGGTCGTTTCTATATAGAAGGTTTACGTACGGATAGTCTTTATTTAGTAGGAGACTTACGTTCAGCACAAGTTGTTTCCATTATCGGCATTGTGATAGGTCTTGGGGCAATTATTTACCGAAGATTGAAAGTAAAGCCTGCTGTGAAATATTTGGACAATAAGTAA